Within Terriglobia bacterium, the genomic segment GGCGATGACCCCGGAATCCGGGGGCTTGCGGCTCGAGGACCACCTGAGGGCGAGCGGCGAACTCCACGTGTCGCTGCTGCACCGCGGCGAGGGCCGCCTGCTCGCTGCGGCGTTCGCAGGAGCTCTCGTGCTCCACGTCGCGGGGGCGCTTCTCCCGCTCCCCCGGCCGGTGGGGACGTCGCGGGGGCGCGCGGGCTCTTCCGCCGCGCGGCGGCCGACGCTTGCGCACGCGATCATTCCCGCGGCCCCGTCGCGAGCCGAGCGCCCCGCTCTTTCGACCGGGGCCGCTCCGGTGCGGAGCGCACCCGCCGCGGCCGCGGCCTCGAGCCTCCCCGCGGCCCCGGCCGCGAGACCGCTTCCCGACCTCCTCGAGCCGTTGGTCGAGCCCGAGCCCGAGATGGCGCCGGACGACCTGCCGCGGGACGCCGAGATTCTCCTGGGCGAGCCGGAGCCGCCGCCCGCGGGTCCGTCGCCCGAGCACGCCGGGCGCGCGGCCGATCCGGAGCTGTTGCCGGAGAGCCGGGTGCAGCCGGTCTATCCCGCGCGGGCGCGGCAGCTCGGCGTCCGCGGCGACGTGGTGCTGGACGTGAGCGTGCTCCCCGACGGAACCGTCGGGGAGGTGAACGTGCTGCGGTGCACGCCGCCCGACCTCGGCTTTTGCCCGTCGGCGGTGCGGGCGGTCAAGCGCTGGCGCTATCGGCCGGGCTTCCAGGACGGGCGGCCTGCGCAGGTCTCGATCACCGTCAAGGTGGAGTTCGTCCCGTGACCGGCCGGCGCTCGATCCCCGCGGTCGCGCTCGCCGCGCTCTTCCTCGGCGGGGCCGGCGCGGCCCACGCGGACTTCGACCAGGCGATGGGCTACTTCAAAGCAGGCAAGTTCCTCGAGGCCGCGGCGGAGTTCCAGGGCATGGTGGACGCGGCGCCGACGTACGACTACGGCCAGTACATGCTCGGGCAGTGCCAGCTCCGGGTGGGGCGCGCTGCCGACGCGGAGCGCAGCTTCCGCAA encodes:
- a CDS encoding energy transducer TonB; protein product: MTPESGGLRLEDHLRASGELHVSLLHRGEGRLLAAAFAGALVLHVAGALLPLPRPVGTSRGRAGSSAARRPTLAHAIIPAAPSRAERPALSTGAAPVRSAPAAAAASSLPAAPAARPLPDLLEPLVEPEPEMAPDDLPRDAEILLGEPEPPPAGPSPEHAGRAADPELLPESRVQPVYPARARQLGVRGDVVLDVSVLPDGTVGEVNVLRCTPPDLGFCPSAVRAVKRWRYRPGFQDGRPAQVSITVKVEFVP